From the Ipomoea triloba cultivar NCNSP0323 chromosome 8, ASM357664v1 genome, the window ataataAGCTAATTGCAACCACATAATCTTAATGTCGTTTTGAATCAAAGTCCATAATATAagatagaataatatatttaggACCTTGGGCTCTAAACCATTTTTAGGACAATATATTTCTGATATTTTGGTTAGATTCAAGATGGATGGTGCCAAGGTAGTCTCTACACCAATGGGGTTTGTCACTTTGTTGTGCAAATGTTGTCGTCCTTTCTTCCTCATCTGTTGTTGATGTTGCTAGTCATGGGTGATTGTTAATGGCATTCTCAAGAATAATGTTTATTCCATTGTTTGTGAGCATCCTCAATACATAGTTTGATTTTTACACAAGTTTTTAGGAGTCGAGTaggaaaaatggaggaaaaaataaaaacaaaaagttatAAATGAAGGTGGTCGCTAGTTGGCGACCACCCTTAACGCGCCCACCGAGGACTGCTGATGCGCCTCATGCGCggtcattttattttctttttaattatttggtggGACCCACGTTAGGAGACAAAAACCTATCCCTTCTACAAGAATCCAACCTTCTCTCTCCTCTCACTTCCACATAAGACTCAAAGCCTCAGAAACCTCCCAAAAACTCTATTAGGAATGcatttaatacattttgttcttgaaaatataatttccGGGAATGAATTATGCCCCTTGTAAGGGGCAGGGGAATAGAAATTTCAGGGACTCTTGATATAGTGATATTAGGCTATTAACTCAGGAATATTTCTAACTTGACTGCATCCTATTTCTTCTGCTAATCTTTTGTACTACATATGTGTGCTCCTTGCTCAATAGTATATACATTTTCATTCTCACTTTAAAGTAGTATATTTATCCTGAAACTAATCTACATAATATGAAATGTGTTTCAATAATAGTTCAGTACAGTTATGCTTGTTGTGAAGCTTTATGCCTAACTCTCATCAATATTTTGCtaatgaaattgaaatgtgTGAGAcagaatataatataaagcaTATATGTACATACCTGAGCATCCTACTCTAAGTCGAAAGAATTGTAGACTTCATCCTCAAGTTCCTGATGATATTCATCTTCCATCAAGTCCGGTCTTTCGAAAAGAAGCTCTGCAGCTTCTCTTCTACTTCTCTGAGGCTTTTGGTCATTTTTTCCAATCACTGAAACTATCCTCTCTCTGATGGAGCATTCAACCGCTTCCATCTTCATATCCCGAGGCTGCAGTCCCAGAAGAGAGCAGCATTCCCCTTGGAAGTTTAGGTCATTTGAGGATAAGATCAGGCGAGCGATTGTTTTTGCAAGATCAGGTGCATAATTGCATATCTGAGGGATACACAGGTGAAGAAATGTATGAATCTGAACAACTAAATTGTTTGGTAGATCTCATAGATCACCAAGTTTCTAACAATTCCCCCTCTCACCACCTGCTGGTTTTAACTACTTGAACCCATGACCTGTTTCTGAtgccacttgttaggatcaaacgcttagcactacgccaaaagctatagctcatAACgaaggcacaactttatttccttgtatACTGCCACCACATTTTCTAGAGACAGGGTGCTAGACTTGACCCTTCACCCGTCTCCACCTAACAATCCCCCTAGCCACTAATTGATGGACTAGGCTCTTTACCAGCCTCCGCCCAACCGTAACCTTGAAGGACTGATTCTCTATTCACCAACAAGCCTTTCACACGCCTAACATGGAATGGATTTTCACTATTATAAACTCTTTTGCTAGAAACACCACCATCCCCCCCAAGAGACTGTCTGAGAATGAAGCATAGTTTGGATGATTTGAAACTGACTTCTTAAGAGAAGATATTTAGCTCTAGAAACTCTTATGGCCCCAGCAAATGGGGGGTGAAGCAGGCTCTCTTTCTAGCAGATGAACAGATGCAGGATATGGCATGAGAGAGGCAACAAGAATTACCTTCTGTGCATGTCTACTGAGAAGAACACCTTGATTCTTTTCCTTCAAATCATCAAGAGCAAGCTTGACAGCTTTTCTGGTAAGACTTCGATCAATTTGACCGATCTGTGTATCCAGTGCTTTCAACTTGACAGCAAGTTATGAAAAAGACAAATGCAATAGATGCAATCAAAGGTAACAATAAATGATAGATTTGACACCAATTTAAAGGTCCTCTAAAAGCTATATATCAGATTGTGAAGGATATTGTTTGTCATAATAATGGATGACAATATCGATGTGGACAGATGGTGGCAAGTTTTCCCATTCAAGCAATGCACAACCACCTTGATCCTTAATGGTCCTCAGAGTCAATCCATAGCTTTTCCAACTGATGCCTTTCAATGCATCCAGTGATGATTGGGGAGCAGTACAGGGTACAAAGTCCCTCAAGAAGAAGATCTAAGAACACTATTTTAATCATCTTTTTCGATCAGAAACTCCAAATATAGAGAAGAAAGCCCTCAGCAAAATAACTTTACCAACAAAGATGAAGATTTAAAAACACATTTTTAATCACCATCAGTTTCAATCAGAAGAACCAAATATAGAATGAAAGTCCAATAACAAAATTATTGGTAACTGAGTTCCCAAAGTTAAACCTCTGTTTCCATTTCATGTTCCCTGAAGCAAGATGGAGTTGCTAGCTCAGACAGTTCACTGATAATAATCACAGCTTCCATCACCAGTCTATTATTTTGCATGTTTCCTAAGCAGCTAGCAATTCCAGTGCCAACCTTCAAATTTTCCCTGGAAATAGGTTAGAAATTATGgtttaacaaaaatatagtgTACTGCAACTTAAgattattatggagtataatTGTACTGCAACACACTGAAGGGTCCTAACAAACTTAGCATCTTCACCACTCAATTGATTGGGTGTAATACAAAAAAGAACTTGAATCATTTACAACCATATTTCCTTAAAGAATCCCCACCTTCTGAGCATCAACCAAATAACACACAGACAATCATAATAAACAGAAACTAGCACTAGCTTATTCAGGACTCACCCAGTCAAGAAGCAAGACTGACAAATACTATTCAGTTTATTCCCATGCTTAAGGACATAATCCTCAAGTCCTGATCTTAGGCAGGTGATGCTTTCTGTGGTTAAAGGTAAAGAACCGCACTCAATGGCCAGAATACAACTTTCAATATGCGATCCTGGCATGATACTATAATCAACCAACAGTTCAACAGCAACCATCTGCAATGAATCATAATTAATCAACAACTTGAAAGTAACCTAAGCTATTTTCAAAGAAACTGTAATAGAGAAAGCCATATGGTGCTCAACCATACAGAGATTTCAGCAATCTAAGTATGATGTTCAATGTTTAGccaaaattcaagaaattttttttctcatacttaaaaaaaagtattaatgtCTCCTTCAAATGGAAGGCTGATTAAAACAATTGATATGCAGATTTTTCATGGACTGCATCAATGAATTACATATTAACAATTGATTAGAGTCACAAAGAATGCCTGTATAAGATGCTTCATAATGCATACCATGTTATTCAAAGTTCAAAGAACCACTATCCTCTCCCAATAAACTGCGCTATCCATACTCCAAAATCCAAATATCAACTTACAATATCATGAAAGCATGAATTGCATATACATGTAAATATAAGCTGTAAAACATTTCAAGGAAATGGTGAACTTACAGGGATTTTTAAAATGAGCATCTGCAAAAATTGTCACGAGAAACTGAAGTTAATAGTAAGCAATGCAACAAGTAGTGAGACATGAGAAATTAAAGTAGCCTGAACCAGACTTCAAATAAGCAAAACTTTGACAAGTAGTTAGACATGATCCCTACCTTCTTAAAAAAGAAGGTTAAATCTTCCAATAAGTGATCAACACTTTCAGATGTTGATATTGATACTTCAGTCCCACTGTCAGgtaaaagcaaaaacaaaacaaaattgggaacagtaaaaaataatgaagtttCAGGAGGAGAACACAGTAGAAAATATGCCTGAATTTTGCACCATTCTTTGTGGTTGAAGGTAGCCTTGTCAGTCTCTTAGAAGAAACAGATTCTTTAATGTTGAGATTCAAGTGGTGCATCTCATTATCAGAAATGCCTGCAATAATTCATTTTCTCTTATGTATAAGAAGATAGAGAGAAACCATTGCTGCAATGAAAACATAGCAGTTGATTTAAATGTCTGCTTTACCATTGCCATAGCAAGTTATAGCTATTCACTCTATAGACCTAAACTAGATAAAGAGTCACTGGCATTATTGGCAAAAGAGCAGTAGATCAGTTAAAACGTATAGTGCACTCAACAACATATAATAGTGTAAGAGACACAACATCCATAACAAATGACAACTAGTGTTAAGACCAAGTCATAACTCACAAGTTcatattcaattaaaatttatgcCAAATGACTTCTGACAGTTTCAAATCCACTCTATCAATTAGATGAACATACCAAttgtatataattaaatgaatacTTATACTGAATTCACATAATACTCAAAACTTTGTTAAAGCATATGACAGTATGGTTTGATAAATTCCCTCTGATACAAAACATAACTATCAGTGGTAGGATGAAACTTACCAGTTGTTGAAATAGAGATCAATCCATCTGACACAGagaaagggggaaaatacaaaaCAGAATTTTGCATCAGTTATCAGACAGCCCAAAAACAGTGAAATTTTAAATGAAGTAGAAATAAGTAGCAAAGTAATAGCCAATTACTAACCCCATTTACCAGCCAAAACGAGGTCATTTGGGTACTTCAGATGTTGGTACTCCTCCAGTTTGCTTCCAATGCCAGTATCAGAAACTGTTTCACCAGAAAAGCCAGATACCGAATCATTgctttttattttcctttactGAAACTTTGTAAAGAGCTATTCAGAACTTCTGAACAGAGTTAAATTCAATCTATTAAGACCTCCGGAAATTGGAACTTCAATACACACGCATGCATGCACACACGTGTAAAactacaaattataaatattttggcCACCATTAGATTATAAATTACTTTCAAACTATAAAAAGTGCAGGAGCATACGAGATCAATCTACATAAACCAAATTGATATATGTTTGAAAGCGATTGTTCACTGAATTATCGTACAGATAAGCATTTACAGTACAAGTACCGATTCCTACACACAACAAATATAGGGAGAGATGACCTGAGATTCGAACGAGAGGGGGACTGAGCAGTGGAGAAGGGGTCAATTTAACTGATAATCTGCAGGGATCATCTCTCAAACGGCACCTCTGAACGGCGCAGAAAATTAACTgcaaaaaacaacaataacaaaCCATCAAGTGTTAGATGAAAtgcctccaaaaaaaaaaaagtgaaatgaGAGATTTTATAGAGTAAGAAATCACATGTTTACAGAGCATTTGCACGGACGAGATCTCCATGTCTACTACTGATAGAGAGAGCTCCCGCTCAAATGCAGCAATGTTAAGGTAATTTTGATGCAGATTGTAGGCGCCTAAAAGTACCGCGAAAATTGAGACTTATATGCATTGAGGCCATCACCCGCACGGACAGGGGGTAAtatttaaactaattaatttttttggatttgtccaaagtagggatggcaacggggtgGGGCCGGGTCGGGGAATGGTCCCCGTCCCGTCTCTGAAATCCCTCCCCACTTTTCGTCCTTGTAGGGATTTTTGGGGGACGGGAATCTCTgcgggaattttttttaattatgtcaatttttaaaaataataatattatgaaaaagaaattaagctTTGAATCCTTAAACAAAGCCCAAATTCAACATAcatagattaataaaattaaaatatccaaactctaaaattaccacaaatatccaaagtttcaaactttcaaataaaaatacataatcataaattgtccaaacactttaaattgtttcaaacttcttcaaagtccaaagtccaaatataagtacatagcaaaacaaatgaacttctagggttttaacttttaatttcttttacatacatacatacatacatacatacatacatacatacatacatacatacatacatacatatatatatatatatatatatataaaataacggGGAGCGGGGATCGGGACAGAGTATACCCTCCCCgcccccgtccccggcggggatgaGGAATTTCTCCCCATTCCCGCCCCTGTTCCTCGAACCCGCCCCCGTAGGGATGGGGATCGATTTTCCCCGTCGGGGGCGGGTTGAATTGCTATCCTAGTCTAAAGGTATATCCCTCCAGCCGACAGCCAGAAGACTAATCATTCGTCCCAATGGTCAACACACTAAGTGGTATGGGTAAtatttaaactaattaatttaatcattaatatattcatattaaaCTTTACAAAGAAATACTCGGTAACAATTAATACCTTCTTTCCTTGACCCCTCATTTCAATCACCTATAATTTGATAGTTGATGGATCATATATGGTTAATTTGGATCACAAAtggtaataatttaaaaattgaattaccacgggtgatcaatttaaaagttttagactaaacgtgacaaaatcactatactcgaaGTACTTTAGATGGTATTAACTCGAAATTTCTATTTAATATGTTAAACGTGTGATTTTTCGTATTGATattgattgaaaataataaatatgaattataattaattgataaagaaaattttcatgCCACAAAATATTAGCTTTTCTAATAAGTAGATGTAAAAATTCAT encodes:
- the LOC116027513 gene encoding type 2 DNA topoisomerase 6 subunit B-like, which encodes MEISSVQMLCKHLIFCAVQRCRLRDDPCRLSVKLTPSPLLSPPLVRISVSDTGIGSKLEEYQHLKYPNDLVLAGKWDGLISISTTGISDNEMHHLNLNIKESVSSKRLTRLPSTTKNGAKFSGTEVSISTSESVDHLLEDLTFFFKKMLILKIPMVAVELLVDYSIMPGSHIESCILAIECGSLPLTTESITCLRSGLEDYVLKHGNKLNSICQSCFLTGENLKVGTGIASCLGNMQNNRLVMEAVIIISELSELATPSCFREHEMETEIFFLRDFVPCTAPQSSLDALKGISWKSYGLTLRTIKDQGGCALLEWENLPPSVHIDIVIHYYDKQLKALDTQIGQIDRSLTRKAVKLALDDLKEKNQGVLLSRHAQKICNYAPDLAKTIARLILSSNDLNFQGECCSLLGLQPRDMKMEAVECSIRERIVSVIGKNDQKPQRSRREAAELLFERPDLMEDEYHQELEDEVYNSFDLE